One genomic segment of Ascaphus truei isolate aAscTru1 chromosome 23, aAscTru1.hap1, whole genome shotgun sequence includes these proteins:
- the LOC142473142 gene encoding uncharacterized protein LOC142473142, protein MGILLSTLQQALMNFSGTKARILMLGLDAAGKTTVLYKLKLNETVCTIPTIGFNVETVEPIRNVSFTVWDVGGQQKIRALWKHYFLNTDGLVFVVDSADWERFPDARGELEAILEHDEMRGVPFLVMANKQDLPGARRPMDVAEELGLAKMQGKHQWHVQGCCAASGEGLVEGLETLTGLVKQFQKTTRF, encoded by the coding sequence ATGGGCATTCTCCTCAGCACCCTCCAACAAGCCCTGATGAACTTCTCCGGCACCAAGGCTCGCATTCTCATGCTGGGTCTGGATGCGGCCGGGAAGACCACGGTCCTCTACAAGCTGAAGCTGAACGAGACGGTCTGcaccatccccaccatcggcttCAACGTGGAGACGGTGGAGCCCATCCGCAACGTGTCCTTCACCGTCTGGGACGTGGGCGGCCAGCAGAAGATCAGAGCCCTGTGGAAGCATTACTTTCTCAACACGGACGGGCTGGTCTTCGTGGTGGACAGCGCCGACTGGGAGAGGTTCCCCGATGCCAGGGGGGAGCTGGAGGCCATCCTGGAGCACGACGAGATGAGAGGGGTCCCGTTCTTGGTGATGGCCAATAAGCAAGACCTCCCCGGGGCCAGGAGGCCAATGGACGTGGCGGAGGAGCTGGGGTTGGCGAAGATGCAAGGGAAGCACCAGTGGCATGTGCAAGGGTGCTGTGCGGCGAGTGGGGAGGGGTTGGTGGAGGGGCTGGAGACCCTCACTGGCTTGGTAAAACAATTCCAAAAGACCACGCGGTTCTGA
- the LOC142473143 gene encoding uncharacterized protein LOC142473143: MGILLSTLQQALMNFSGTKARILMLGLDAAGKTTVLYKLKLNETVCTIPTIGFNVETVEPIRNVSFTVWDVGGQQKIRALWKHYFLNTDGLVFVVDSADWERFPDARGELEAILEHDEMRGVPFLVMANKQDLPGARRPMDVAEELGLAKMRGKHQWHVQGCCAASGEGLVEGLETLTGLVKQFQKTTRF; encoded by the coding sequence ATGGGCATTCTCCTCAGCACCCTCCAACAAGCCCTGATGAACTTCTCCGGCACCAAGGCTCGCATTCTCATGCTGGGTCTGGATGCGGCCGGGAAGACCACGGTCCTCTACAAGCTGAAGCTGAACGAGACGGTCTGcaccatccccaccatcggcttCAACGTGGAGACGGTGGAGCCCATCCGCAACGTGTCCTTCACCGTCTGGGACGTGGGCGGCCAGCAGAAGATCAGAGCCCTGTGGAAGCATTACTTTCTCAACACGGACGGGCTGGTCTTCGTGGTGGACAGCGCCGACTGGGAGAGGTTCCCCGATGCCAGGGGGGAGCTGGAGGCCATCCTGGAGCACGACGAGATGAGAGGGGTCCCGTTCTTGGTGATGGCCAATAAGCAAGACCTCCCCGGGGCCAGGAGGCCAATGGACGTGGCGGAGGAGCTGGGGTTGGCGAAGATGCGAGGGAAGCACCAGTGGCATGTGCAAGGGTGCTGTGCGGCGAGTGGGGAGGGGTTGGTGGAGGGGCTGGAGACCCTCACTGGCTTGGTAAAACAATTCCAAAAGACCACGCGgttctga